The Streptomyces sp. NBC_00224 genome has a window encoding:
- a CDS encoding L,D-transpeptidase family protein has protein sequence MSEHHPHPRRPKRIAVRLALTLATSLALCAAYPVPPHPGPGPGPSAPAPAPPAPESPVPADSLVPGEPRAPGQVAYLMDTPDQVLPPLVYEPTAAEEAVEPAAPAAGVERLVEYVPGNEVGAAACSRNAGPYQRQVERWLKLAADGKQSAADCAAIRRFQTDHGIRPNSGFAGPATWGTMRLLSARAAPNAAGRCPVRKGRIACVDLDRQLMWVQNRTKVTFGPVAIRSGRPGYATRTGTYPVYWRHKNHWSTIYNAPMPYAQFFSGGQAFHAIYDNIYSTVGSRGCVNLTYSEAKRLWGALAKGDPVHIWGRRPGA, from the coding sequence ATGAGCGAACACCACCCCCACCCCCGCCGCCCCAAACGCATCGCCGTCCGCCTCGCCCTCACCCTCGCGACCTCCCTCGCCCTCTGCGCCGCCTACCCCGTCCCCCCGCACCCCGGCCCCGGCCCAGGCCCCTCCGCCCCGGCCCCCGCACCCCCCGCCCCGGAGAGTCCCGTCCCCGCCGACTCCCTCGTCCCGGGCGAGCCGCGGGCGCCGGGGCAGGTCGCGTATCTCATGGACACGCCCGACCAGGTGCTGCCGCCGCTCGTGTACGAGCCCACCGCCGCCGAGGAGGCCGTCGAGCCCGCGGCGCCCGCGGCGGGTGTGGAGCGGCTCGTCGAGTACGTGCCCGGCAACGAGGTCGGGGCCGCCGCGTGCAGCCGGAACGCCGGGCCGTATCAGCGGCAGGTCGAGCGGTGGCTGAAGCTGGCGGCCGACGGGAAGCAGTCCGCCGCCGACTGCGCCGCGATCCGCCGCTTCCAGACCGACCACGGCATCCGGCCGAACAGCGGCTTCGCCGGGCCCGCCACCTGGGGCACCATGCGGCTGCTCTCGGCCCGGGCCGCCCCCAACGCCGCCGGCCGCTGCCCGGTCCGCAAGGGCCGGATCGCCTGCGTCGACCTCGACCGGCAGCTCATGTGGGTGCAGAACCGCACAAAAGTCACCTTCGGGCCCGTCGCCATTCGCAGCGGGCGGCCCGGGTACGCCACCCGTACCGGTACCTACCCCGTCTACTGGCGGCACAAGAACCACTGGTCGACCATCTACAACGCGCCCATGCCGTACGCCCAGTTCTTCAGCGGAGGGCAGGCGTTCCATGCCATTTACGACAACATCTACTCCACCGTCGGGTCACGTGGATGCGTCAATCTGACCTACTCGGAGGCCAAGCGGCTGTGGGGCGCGCTCGCCAAAGGTGACCCGGTCCACATCTGGGGGCGCAGGCCCGGCGCCTGA
- a CDS encoding holo-ACP synthase, whose amino-acid sequence MIIGVGIDVAEVKRFGESLERTPGLLQRLFVEQELLLPSGERRGTASLAVRFAAKEALAKALGAPAGLHWTDAEVYVEESGQPRLRVRGSVAARAEALGVRGWHVSLSHDAGVASAVVIAEG is encoded by the coding sequence ATGATCATCGGGGTCGGGATCGACGTGGCGGAGGTCAAGCGCTTCGGGGAGTCCCTGGAGCGGACGCCCGGGCTGCTCCAACGGCTCTTCGTGGAACAGGAGTTGCTGCTGCCGAGCGGGGAGCGCCGCGGCACGGCGTCCCTGGCGGTCCGCTTCGCGGCGAAGGAGGCCCTGGCGAAGGCGCTGGGCGCGCCGGCGGGGCTGCACTGGACGGACGCGGAGGTGTACGTGGAGGAGAGCGGGCAGCCGCGGCTTCGGGTGCGGGGGAGTGTGGCGGCTCGGGCTGAGGCGTTGGGGGTTCGGGGGTGGCATGTTTCGTTGAGCCATGACGCGGGGGTGGCTTCGGCGGTGGTGATCGCGGAGGGGTGA
- a CDS encoding NAD(P)H-hydrate dehydratase produces the protein MRIAYRVETVRAAEQELIERLPEGALMQRAAAGLAAACAGMLGRVYGARVVVLAGSGDNGGDALYAGARLARRGAGVSAVLLAPDRAHPDGLAAFLRAGGRVADDPYEVLAGADLVLDGITGIGGHGGLRPDAVPVTRAARGSNALVVAVDLPSGIEADSGEVLGEALHADATVTFGAYKPGLLVDPAYAYTGAVRLVDIGLEPHLPSVPDCEALQHADVAQLLPVPTGESDKYRRGVVGIVAGSARYPGAAVLAVAGALHGGAGAVRYVGHAADDVIARFPETLVSAGPPAKAGRVQAWVVGPGLGDAPGVEDVLAADVPVLVDADGLRGLDPAAVRARTAPTLLTPHAGEAAALLGVSRAEVEGARLRSVRELADRYGATVLLKGSTTLVADPGGRAPVRVNPTGTPWLATAGSGDVLSGLAGSLLAAGLSARDAGSVAAYLHGLSARHAAKSAPLTASSVASSLTNAWRDVYA, from the coding sequence ATGCGTATCGCCTATCGCGTCGAGACCGTCCGTGCCGCCGAGCAGGAGCTCATCGAGCGGCTTCCCGAGGGCGCGCTCATGCAGCGCGCCGCCGCCGGGCTGGCTGCCGCCTGTGCGGGGATGCTCGGGCGGGTGTACGGGGCCCGGGTCGTCGTTCTCGCGGGCAGTGGCGACAACGGCGGTGACGCGCTGTACGCCGGGGCCCGGCTGGCGCGGCGTGGTGCGGGTGTCAGTGCCGTGCTGCTCGCCCCCGACCGAGCCCACCCGGATGGCCTCGCCGCGTTCCTGCGCGCGGGCGGGCGGGTGGCCGACGACCCGTACGAGGTGCTCGCCGGGGCCGATCTCGTCCTCGACGGGATCACCGGCATCGGCGGGCACGGCGGCCTGCGCCCCGACGCGGTCCCCGTCACCCGTGCGGCCCGCGGGTCGAACGCCCTCGTCGTCGCCGTCGACCTCCCCAGCGGGATCGAGGCCGACAGCGGGGAAGTCCTGGGGGAGGCGCTGCACGCCGACGCGACCGTGACCTTCGGCGCGTACAAGCCGGGCCTGCTCGTCGACCCCGCGTACGCCTACACCGGCGCCGTCCGCCTCGTCGACATCGGCCTCGAACCCCACCTCCCCTCCGTACCGGACTGCGAGGCGCTGCAGCACGCCGACGTGGCGCAGCTGCTGCCGGTGCCGACGGGGGAGAGCGACAAGTACCGGCGCGGGGTCGTCGGCATCGTCGCCGGGTCCGCGCGCTATCCCGGCGCCGCCGTGCTCGCGGTGGCGGGCGCGCTGCACGGCGGGGCCGGGGCCGTCCGGTACGTCGGGCACGCCGCCGACGACGTCATCGCCCGCTTCCCCGAGACGCTGGTCTCGGCGGGCCCTCCGGCCAAGGCGGGCCGCGTCCAGGCCTGGGTCGTCGGCCCCGGCCTCGGGGACGCCCCGGGGGTCGAGGACGTCCTCGCCGCGGACGTTCCCGTGCTGGTCGACGCGGACGGGCTGCGCGGTCTGGACCCGGCGGCGGTACGGGCGAGGACCGCGCCGACCCTGCTCACCCCGCACGCGGGGGAGGCGGCGGCGCTGCTCGGGGTGAGCCGGGCGGAGGTGGAGGGCGCACGGCTCCGCTCCGTACGCGAACTGGCCGACCGGTATGGCGCGACCGTCCTCCTCAAGGGTTCGACCACGCTCGTCGCCGATCCGGGCGGCCGCGCGCCGGTCCGGGTCAACCCGACGGGTACGCCCTGGCTCGCCACGGCGGGCAGCGGCGACGTCCTGTCCGGCCTGGCGGGTTCCCTGCTGGCCGCGGGCCTCTCCGCCCGGGATGCGGGCTCGGTCGCGGCGTACCTCCACGGCCTGTCCGCCCGCCACGCCGCGAAATCGGCCCCCCTGACGGCGTCGTCCGTCGCGTCGTCCCTGACGAACGCCTGGCGAGACGTGTACGCGTAA
- the alr gene encoding alanine racemase: MTQTVHTRARAEIDLAALRANVRALRARTPGAQLMAVVKADAYGHGAVPCARAAIEAGAAWVGTATPHEALALRAAGIGGRMLCWLWTPGGPWREAVEADIDVSVSGMWALEEAVEAARAAGRVARVQLKADTGLGRNGCQPADWPELVQAALAAPEVRVTGLWSHFACADEPGHPSIAAQLTLFRELVAYAEKAGIEPEVRHIANSPATLTLPESHFDLVRTGIAMYGVSPAPELGAPGDFGLRPVMTLAASVALAKQVPAGHGVSYGHHYVTERETTLALVPLGYADGIPRHASGRGPVLLGGRVRTVAGRVAMDQFVVDLEGDTVEPGAEAILFGPGDRGEPSAEDWARAADTIAYEIVTRIGSRVPRVYRHENSDS; the protein is encoded by the coding sequence ATGACTCAGACAGTGCACACGCGAGCCCGCGCCGAGATCGATCTGGCCGCCCTGCGCGCCAACGTCCGTGCGCTGCGCGCCCGTACCCCCGGCGCGCAGCTCATGGCTGTCGTGAAGGCGGACGCGTACGGGCACGGCGCCGTGCCGTGCGCCCGGGCCGCGATCGAGGCGGGCGCCGCCTGGGTCGGCACGGCCACCCCGCACGAGGCCCTGGCGCTGCGCGCGGCCGGGATCGGCGGGCGGATGCTCTGCTGGCTGTGGACGCCGGGCGGGCCCTGGCGCGAGGCCGTCGAGGCCGACATCGATGTGTCGGTGAGCGGGATGTGGGCCCTGGAGGAGGCCGTGGAGGCCGCCCGCGCCGCCGGGCGCGTCGCCCGTGTCCAGCTCAAGGCCGACACCGGGCTCGGGCGCAACGGGTGTCAGCCCGCCGACTGGCCCGAGCTCGTCCAGGCCGCCCTCGCGGCCCCCGAGGTCCGCGTCACCGGCCTCTGGTCGCACTTCGCCTGCGCCGACGAGCCCGGTCACCCCTCCATCGCCGCCCAGCTCACCCTGTTCCGCGAGCTGGTGGCGTACGCCGAGAAGGCGGGCATCGAGCCCGAGGTGCGGCACATCGCCAACTCCCCGGCCACCCTCACCCTCCCCGAGTCCCACTTCGACCTGGTGCGGACCGGTATCGCCATGTACGGCGTCAGCCCCGCGCCCGAGCTCGGCGCCCCGGGCGACTTCGGGCTGCGGCCGGTGATGACGCTCGCCGCGTCCGTGGCGCTGGCCAAGCAGGTCCCGGCGGGTCACGGCGTCAGCTACGGGCATCACTACGTCACAGAACGCGAGACGACCCTCGCGCTGGTTCCGCTCGGTTACGCCGACGGCATCCCGCGGCACGCCTCCGGGCGCGGCCCCGTGCTCCTCGGGGGCCGGGTGCGGACGGTGGCGGGCCGGGTCGCCATGGACCAGTTCGTCGTCGACCTCGAAGGGGACACCGTCGAGCCGGGCGCGGAGGCGATCCTGTTCGGGCCGGGCGACCGGGGCGAGCCGAGCGCCGAGGACTGGGCGCGGGCCGCGGACACCATCGCGTACGAGATCGTCACCCGGATCGGTTCGCGGGTGCCGCGCGTCTACCGACACGAGAATTCCGACAGCTGA
- a CDS encoding alpha/beta fold hydrolase, with protein sequence MSETSTGDVAQAAVGSWRLAGLAGAAIGVVAAGAAAGVAVERLTVGRGMRRKARLALDAAGPYGALRGTPGRAYSDDGTELYYETDEAEPSAKVNGARKRRLFGRKAPAPVTVVFSHGFCLSQDAWHFQRAALRGVVRTVHWDQRSHGRSARGEAQAQGRPVTIDQLGRDLKAVLDAAAPEGPLVLVGHSMGGMTVMALADQYPELIRDRVVGVAFVGTSSGRLGEVSYGLPVAGVNAVRRILPGVLKALGSQAELVERGRRATADLFAGMIKRYSFSSKDVDPAVARFAERMIEGTPIDVVAEFYPAFDDHDKEAALQIFAEVPALVLAGDRDLVTPSSHSESIADLLPDAELVIVPDGGHLVMLEHPETVTDRLADLLVRVGAVPEATNVGTYGSTAQPGH encoded by the coding sequence GTGAGCGAGACCAGCACGGGGGACGTGGCGCAGGCTGCCGTGGGCAGCTGGCGGCTGGCGGGTCTGGCCGGGGCCGCGATAGGTGTGGTCGCGGCGGGGGCCGCCGCCGGGGTCGCGGTCGAGCGGCTCACCGTCGGGCGCGGCATGCGCAGGAAGGCCCGCCTCGCGCTGGACGCGGCGGGGCCGTACGGCGCGCTGCGCGGCACGCCGGGGCGCGCGTACTCCGACGACGGCACCGAGCTCTACTACGAGACCGACGAGGCCGAGCCGTCCGCCAAGGTCAACGGGGCGCGCAAGCGGCGGCTGTTCGGCCGCAAGGCGCCCGCGCCCGTCACCGTCGTCTTCTCGCACGGCTTCTGTCTGAGCCAGGACGCCTGGCACTTCCAGCGGGCCGCGCTGCGCGGGGTCGTGCGGACCGTCCACTGGGACCAGCGCAGCCACGGCCGCTCGGCGCGCGGCGAGGCGCAGGCGCAGGGCAGGCCCGTCACCATCGACCAGCTGGGCCGCGACCTCAAGGCGGTCCTCGACGCGGCCGCCCCCGAGGGGCCGCTGGTGCTGGTGGGGCACTCGATGGGCGGCATGACGGTGATGGCGCTCGCCGACCAGTACCCGGAGCTGATCCGCGACCGGGTCGTCGGCGTCGCCTTCGTCGGCACGTCCTCGGGCAGGCTGGGCGAGGTGAGCTACGGGCTGCCGGTGGCGGGGGTGAACGCGGTGCGCCGCATCCTGCCCGGCGTGCTGAAGGCGCTCGGCTCGCAGGCGGAGCTGGTGGAGCGGGGGCGGCGGGCCACGGCCGACCTCTTCGCCGGGATGATCAAGCGGTACTCGTTCTCCTCGAAGGACGTGGACCCGGCGGTGGCCCGGTTCGCGGAGCGGATGATCGAGGGGACGCCGATCGACGTGGTGGCGGAGTTCTACCCGGCCTTCGACGACCACGACAAGGAGGCGGCGCTCCAGATCTTCGCCGAGGTGCCCGCGCTCGTCCTGGCCGGCGACCGCGACCTGGTCACGCCCAGCTCGCACAGCGAGTCCATCGCGGACCTGCTGCCCGACGCCGAGCTGGTCATCGTCCCGGACGGCGGGCACCTGGTGATGCTGGAGCACCCCGAGACGGTCACCGACCGGCTGGCGGACCTGCTGGTGCGGGTCGGCGCG